The following nucleotide sequence is from Gordonia jinghuaiqii.
GCGCCGGTCTCGGCGACGTCGTGTGCATGTTCGGGATTGCGGATGATCGAGGTCACCTGATCTCCGCGGTCGGCCAGGATCCTCGCCAGGCGCAGCGCGATCTTGCCATGTCCACCGATGATGGCCACTCGCGTCACTGGTTTCTCACTTTCGTCGCTGTTCACCGGATCTGCTCGTCTCGTACCCAATCCAACCTACGCATGCACCCGTGAAGGAGCCCCGCACACGACTCCGCCCCGGCCGGCGACGCTGGTGGGAGCGTCGTCGGCCGGGGCGGGGTGGTCGTCTGTGTCAGACGCGGGTACGGCCGCGGCCGGTGACCAGCTTGACGAGGAACAGCAAGATGCATGCGCCTGCCAGGCAGGTGATGAAACTGAAGATCCAGCCGGCTCCCTCGACGTCGACGCCGAACACCTTGAGCAGGAAACCGCCCAGCAGTCCGCCGACGATGCCCACCACGATGTTGAGGATGATCCCCTGTTGTGCATCGGTCTTCATGAGCTTGCTCGCGATCCAACCGGCGAGTCCGCCGATGATGATCCACGCAATGATGCCAATTCCGAGCATATGTGCCTCCTCAGGTCGTCGTTAATCCTGCGTATGGAAATCGCCCGAATCGAATCGTCCGATTTACTACGCGACTCAACCTACCCAGACGGATCACGGTTCACACATGCCCGCCCGAACTGGGTGTCGCATCGAGACCTTTCCGGCGCCCACCACCGCAAACGCGAGGTCAGGGCAGGTGACCTCGATCTCACAGGACTCGGTGACCGGATCGGTGGGGTCGGCGAGGTCGACTCCGGTGGCCTCACCCCACCTCAGGCGCCGAGGTTCCGGTGTGAGTTCGACGGCGAGAGCTTTGCGTCGGCCTCCACCATGATCGCCCGGGTCAGCTCCCGGAACTGGTCGAAATGGCCGTGGTAACCGTACTTCGCGTGCAGGCTCGGCCAGTTCGCATGGCCCGCGGCCGCGCCGATCGCGTTGGCCTCGTGCAGATAGACGGGCAGCACGTTCTGCACGGTGGAATCGCGCCGGAGCTGTCGCACGGTCTCCTGGTGAAGTGTCGACGACGCACGGAATTTCGTGATCACCACACCCAATTCGACGATGGTGCGACCCATCTCGGCACCGAAGTCCGCGACCTGACGCTGGATGTGGGGAATCGCATAGGTGGACAGCACATCCGGAATCGTCGGGATGAGGTAACCGGCCGCAATCGCCAAGCCGTTGAGGCTGAACGGCCCGACGTTGGGCGGGCAGTCGAGGAGGACGTAGTCGTAGCGCCCGAGGATCGGGGTGACCGCGTGCCGCAGGACGTCGACGGCCGCGAGGTGATCATCTGCCGCGACCCTGTGTGCACTCATCTCCTCGGCCAGATCGATCAGGTCCAGCGACGACGGGAGCAGGTCGATGCCGGCCAGTCCGGCGACCGACGAGACGTCGCGCTGCACGGTCCGTTCGAGATCGAAGGTGTGCGTGCCGTCGAGGACATCGGCGAACAACGTGGCAACGGTGCGCCGCGCGGCGTTGGCCGCCAGCCATCGATCCTGGCCGATCATCATCGTGGTCAGGTTGGCCTGCGCGTCGAGGTCGATGAGCAGCACCTTCTTACCGAAGACCCCGGCGAGGAAATCGGCGAGACCGGCCGTGAGCGTGGTCTTCCCGACACCGCCCTTGAGGCTGATGGTCGCGATCACCGTCGGCATGGCGTCCCCGGTCCCTTCGGTGGCCTGGCGTCGCGAGTCAGACTAACCGAGCAGGCCGGGCGCCACAGCGTATCCGCAGGTCACGACCGAACGGGAGCCGCACCGGCAATGATTCCCCGATAATGGAGATCCATTCTTCGAGAATTCCGGACCCCGATTCTGCGAACATTCACCGAATCTGCAAGAATGGCTTTCACCGAACATCACCGTGCCGCCCAGCAATAGGTTCGGTGGCAATATGTTCGGTCTTTCTTGCCAATCGAAATGACTTGTTGTCGTGGGTTTTTGACGACTCCCGCAAGGGAAGGACAATCGTATGACCATCCGATTCCGAAACGTTTCCGCCGGCTTGGCATGTGGTGCCGCGCTGGCGATCGGCGCCGCCATGGCTCCGGCCGCTTCCGCCGCACCCAACGACGTCACCGCGACGCCGTCGGTGTCCGGTAACACCATCACACTGACGGTCCAGAACAATGCCGCCAAACGGATCGGCTGCGAGGTCGTCGGCGTGCCCGCAGGGGGTTCACCGTCGAACGTCGCCTTCGGGTACCAGACACCCGAGCAGCTCGGCGCCCTCATCTCGCCCGGCTCGTCGAAGGCGCTCCCGATGAGGCTCTCCGAGGGCACACCGCCCACGCCGACCGGTTCGACGACGCTGCCGGACGGTACCTACGACATCTACTGGGGATGCACGACGATCACCCTGCCGCCGGGTACCGGTGCGGCCGAGCAGTTCTGGGGCACCAACCCGCCGTTGACCGAGATGACGCCGACGGACGCCGAGCCGATCCGCGTCACGCTCCCCGCCGCCGGTCAACCGGCACCCGGGGAAGGCGCCCCCGGCGTCCCGGCCGATCCCGCGAAGCCGGAGATCCCCGGCCTTCCGGGAGTCCAGGTCCCGGACGAGGTCTGCGCCATGTCGGCCTGCTACCCCCTGCCCTAGAGGTCCTTCGACTTGGAGCGGAACAGCATGTAGCCGCCGTAGAGGGCGAGGGCGACGAGGGCGATCCAGAAGAGTCCCTCGAGTAGCGGGCCGAGTACGGCGAGCGCGATCAGTACGACCGCGATGACGCCGAGGACCTTCCAGAAAGTCATGCCGGATGTGGTGTTCGTCGATGTGTTCATGGGATCAGTTTCCACTCGCGATCAGCGGAAATCGACTGCTGAGCACACATATGGGGCGAAGTTCAGGGACTTCCCTGACTTGGCCCCACCCATCGGGCCCCCACCCATCGGGCCCCCACCATCGGCTCCTACCGCCTGACCCCCTACCGCCGGAACCAGGCCTCGGCGTCGCCGCTGAGCGCCTTCTCGATGCGCAGCCGTGAGGTGTCGGTGAGATCGGCGGGCAGGTCATCGGCGGCGAACCAGGCGACGTCGGAGTTCTCGTCGTCGGCGGCGTGTGGCTCACCCTCGACGTGATGTGCCAGAAAACAGACGTCGAGGTACCGCGTCCGGTCGCCGTTGGGGTAGGTGATGAGCGGGGTCACGTCGATACTGGTCAGCCGATCGATCTCGGCGATGATCGACGTCTCCTCGCGCACCTCGCGCAGAGCCGCGCGCGCCGGCTCCTCGCCCGGTTCGAGCACCCCGGACACGACCGCCCACTGCCCGTTGTCGACGCGGCGGGTGAGCAGCAGCCTGCCGGCGTCGTCGAGGACGACCACGCTGACCCCCGAGAGCCAGAGTTCGCGATCGCCGACATGGGCACGCAGGTCGCGGATGAAATCGGGTATCGGCATCCCCACATCCTGCCCTCCGGGCCGACCGTGGGCACGGCACGAAACCCGGTACGCGCACAATGTCACCCATGAGGATCTCCCGACGAGCCGATGCCATCGCGCCGTTCTACGCGATGGAGTTCGCGAGGAACGCCGCCGAGCTGGAGGCGCAGGGCCAGTCCGTCGTGAAACTGAACATCGGCGAACCCGATTTCGGTGCACCCCCGGCCGTTCTCGCCGCCGCCCGCGAGGTCATCGACGGCAGGCCGCTGGCCTACACCGGCGCGCTCGGACTTCCCGAGCTGCGTACGGCGATCGCCGACTTCTACAACCATCACTTCGGTGCCGACGTCGACCCGTCACGGGTGGCGGTCACCTCCGGCGCGTCGGCGGCCCTGCTGATGGCATGTGCCGCGCTCGTCGACCCGGGCGACGGCGTACTCATCGGCGACCCGTCGTATCCGTGCAACCGGCAGTTCGCCCACGCCTTCGGCGCGCGGGTCACCCTCCTGCCGACCACCGCCGAGCAACGGTTCCAGCTCACCACAGCCGACGTCGACGCCGCCTGGACCGACACCACCCGGGGCGTCATCGTCGCCACCCCGTCGAATCCGACCGGGACGTCGATGCCCCACGACGAACTCGTCGCGATGTGTGACCTCGTCGCGGCCCGCGGTGGCTGGACGATCGTCGACGAGATCTACCTCGGCCTGTCCGATCCCGGGCCCGACGGCCGGCCGCCGCGCAGCATCCTGGCCGCCGATGCG
It contains:
- a CDS encoding GlsB/YeaQ/YmgE family stress response membrane protein, whose product is MLGIGIIAWIIIGGLAGWIASKLMKTDAQQGIILNIVVGIVGGLLGGFLLKVFGVDVEGAGWIFSFITCLAGACILLFLVKLVTGRGRTRV
- a CDS encoding ParA family protein, yielding MPTVIATISLKGGVGKTTLTAGLADFLAGVFGKKVLLIDLDAQANLTTMMIGQDRWLAANAARRTVATLFADVLDGTHTFDLERTVQRDVSSVAGLAGIDLLPSSLDLIDLAEEMSAHRVAADDHLAAVDVLRHAVTPILGRYDYVLLDCPPNVGPFSLNGLAIAAGYLIPTIPDVLSTYAIPHIQRQVADFGAEMGRTIVELGVVITKFRASSTLHQETVRQLRRDSTVQNVLPVYLHEANAIGAAAGHANWPSLHAKYGYHGHFDQFRELTRAIMVEADAKLSPSNSHRNLGA
- a CDS encoding NUDIX hydrolase — translated: MPIPDFIRDLRAHVGDRELWLSGVSVVVLDDAGRLLLTRRVDNGQWAVVSGVLEPGEEPARAALREVREETSIIAEIDRLTSIDVTPLITYPNGDRTRYLDVCFLAHHVEGEPHAADDENSDVAWFAADDLPADLTDTSRLRIEKALSGDAEAWFRR
- a CDS encoding pyridoxal phosphate-dependent aminotransferase, whose protein sequence is MRISRRADAIAPFYAMEFARNAAELEAQGQSVVKLNIGEPDFGAPPAVLAAAREVIDGRPLAYTGALGLPELRTAIADFYNHHFGADVDPSRVAVTSGASAALLMACAALVDPGDGVLIGDPSYPCNRQFAHAFGARVTLLPTTAEQRFQLTTADVDAAWTDTTRGVIVATPSNPTGTSMPHDELVAMCDLVAARGGWTIVDEIYLGLSDPGPDGRPPRSILAADAPGVSETVVINSFSKYFGMTGWRLGWCIVPDELVGVLERLAQNFYVCPPTPSQYAALACFTPDSLAVAEQNRREFARRRLLVVDGLAAIGLDVPVVPDGAFYVYIDVSSTGLTSSEFCDRALAEAHVALTPGKDFGFAGADRYVRLSYAASTEDLSLAIERLGAFVGTRA